The sequence TGGCGACCGGCTTCGAGCGCTTCGCGGAGCGCGTCGAAGAACGCGTCGACGAATTCCTTCGCCTCGCGTTTGTTGAGGCCGACTTCGTCGAACAGTCGCTCGGCCATTTCCGCTTTGGTCAACGCCATCTCGTCCCCCTGACGATCAAGCCCGCATGACTGCGCCGTGTTTTTGCTGCAGCGCCGAAACCACTTCGGACACCACTTGCTCCACGTCGCGGTCAGTCAGGGTGCGCGATTCATCTTGGAGAATCAAGCCCATAGCGAGACTCTTGAATCCCGATTCGACGCCCGCGCCGGCGTAGCGGTCGAACAGCAAAACGTCGCGCAAAATCGCGCCCGCGGCCGCTTCCACGGTGGCCTTCACCGCGCCCCACGCCACCGATTCGGCGACGACGAACGCGAGGTCGCGGCGGACGGACGGGTACTTCGAGAGCGCATGGGCATGGGGGATCTGGCGGGCCAGCAACGGGGCCAGGTCGAGCTCGAAGGCGACGACGTCCTGGTCCAGGTCGAGGGCACGCTGCAGGCGGGGGTGGAGCTGGCCGATCCAGCCGATCCTGGTCTCGGTGCCGTCGGCCGCCAGGCGGAAGACGTCGGCCGAGCGACCGGGGTGGCCGTCCGGCGCCTGCGTGGGGCGGAAGGCCAGGCGCGCGCCGCACATGGCGGCCAGGCTTTCCAGGTCGCCCTTCAGGTCGTGGAAGTCGACGGTGCGGGCCTTGGCATCCCACTGCTCGCCGGCCACGGGGCCACAGGCGACGGCGGCGATGCGCTGGGTTTCGATCGGGGCGTTGCCGGGGCTCGCCTTGAACACCTTGCCCAGTTCGAACAGGCGCACGCGCGGTTGCTGGCGCGCGGTGTTGCGCGCGAGCGCGTCCGTAAGGCCAGGCAGCAGCTGCGTGCGCATCACGCCGAGTTCGGCGCTGAGCGGGTTGGCGAGCGGGACGGCGCCGTCCATCGCGTGCCACTTGGTGAGCAGCGTGGCGTCGACGAAGGCGTAGTTCACCGCTTCCAGCAGGTCGCGCGATGCGAGGTGGCGACGCACGGTGGTGTCTTCCACGCGCGTTTCCGTCGGCGAGACCAGGCGCGTGCCGCCGCCGGGCAGCGTGGCGGGCACCTTGTCGTAACCGTGGATGCGCGCGATTTCCTCGACGAGGTCTTCTTCGATCGCGATGTCGAATCGGCGCGTGGGCGGGACGATCTGCCAGCCGTCATCGGCGGCGGTGACCTGCAGGCCCAGCGCGCGGAGGATGCGTTCGACTTCCGCGTCCGGCACGCGTTCGCCGAGCACGCGCGCGAGGCGTTCGCGACGCAGGCGCACGGGCTGCGCCTTCGGCAGGTGCTGCGCGAGCACGGCTTCGGTGATCGGGCCCGGTGCGCCGCCGGCGATTTCGACGATCAGGCGCGTGGCGATTTCGATCGCCTGGCGCGGGAGTTCGGGGTCCACGCCACGTTCGAAACGATGCGCGGCGTCGGTGTGCAGGCCGAGGCGACGGCCGCGGCCGATGACGGCGCTCGGGGCGAAGTGCGCGGCTTCGAGGAAGACGTTCTTCGTCGTGTCGGTCACGCGCGTGTCGAAGCCGCCCATGATGCCGGCGAGTGCGACGGCACGGTCGGCATCCGTGATGACGAGGAAGTGGTCGTCGAGCGCGACGTCGCGGCCGTCGAGCAACTTCACCCCTTCATTCGCACGCGCACGACGCACGCCGATCGGGCCCTTCAACAGGTCGCGATCGAAGGCATGCATCGGCTGCCCCACTTCGAGCATCACGTACTGCGTGACGTCGACGAGCAGGCTGATCGGGCGGATGCCGCTGCGGCGCAGGCGTTCGGCCATCCACACGGGGGTTTGCTTGGTCGCATCGACGCCTTCGATCACGCGGCCGACGTAGCGCGGTGCATCGGCGCCAGCGTCGAGGGTGACCTGCAACGCGGCGTCGTTGAGCGCGGGCATCGGCGTGGCATCGAACGGCACCACTTCCGCGCCGCATGCAGCGGCGACGTCGAAGGCGATGCCGCGCACGCTGAAGCAATCGGCGCGGTTCGGCGTGAGCTTGAGTTCGAAGCGCGCGTCCGGCAGGCCGAGGTAGTCGGCGAGCGGCGTGCCGACAGGGGCGTCGTCGGGGAGTTCGAGCAGGCCGGAGGCGTCGGCGTCCAAGCCGAGTTCCTTCGCCGAGCAGAGCATGCCGTTGGAGTCGACGCCGCGCAGCTTTGCGGCCTTGATCGTCAGCGCGCCAACGACAGTGCCGATGGTGGCGAGCGGTGCGACGAGACCCGGGCGCGCGTTCGGCGCGCCGCAGACGATCTGCAACTTTTCTTTGCCGGTGTCGACCTGGCACACCTGCAGCTTGTCGGCTTCCGGATGCTTCGCGCACTCGACGATGCGCGCGACGATCACGCCGTCGAGCTTGTCGCCCAGCACTTCCATCTCTTCGACTTCCAGGCCGATCGCGGTCAGCGTCGCGGCGAGTTCATCGCGCGTGGCGTCGGTGCGCACATGCTGGCGGAGCCAGTTTTCGGGGAACTTCATGCGGCGGGTCCTTTAAGCGAACTGGCGCAGGAAGCGCACGTCGTTGTCGAAGAAGCTGCGCAGGTCATCTACGCCGTAACGCAGCATCGCAAAGCGTTCGACGCCCAGGCCGAACGCGAAGCCGGTGTAGCGCTCCGGGTCGATGCCCACGTTGCGCAGCACGGTCGGGTGGACCATGCCGCAGCCGAGCACTTCCAGCCACTTCGTCGTGCCATCGGCCTGGTGCCAGGCGATGTCGACTTCGGCCGAAGGTTCGGTGAAGGGGAAGTAGCTCGGGCGGAAGCGCATTTCGAAGTCGCGCTCGAAGAAGGCGCGGACGAATTCGGCAAGCGTGCCCTTGAGGTCGGCGAAGCTGGCCTTCTCGTCGACCAGCAGGCCTTCCACCTGGTGGAACATCGGCGTGTGCGTCTGGTCGCTGTCGCTGCGGTACACCTTGCCGGCCGCGATCATGCGCAGCGGCGGCGTGCCGCCACGCGCGACGAGGTCCTTCATGTAGCGGATCTGCACGCCGGAGGTGTGCGTGCGCAGGAGGCGACCATCGTCGAAGTAGAACGTGTCGTGCATCGCGCGCGCCGGATGGTGTTCCGGGAAGTTCAGCGCTTCGAAGTTGTGCCAGTCGTCTTCGATCTCCGGGCCGTGCGAGAGCTCGTAGCCCAGGCGGCCAAAGATGTCGGCGATGCGTTCAAGCGTGCGCGAAACCGGATGCAGGCCGCCGCGCGAGGCGTCGCGGCCGGGCAGCGTGACATCGAGGGTCTCGTGTGCGAGGCGCGCGTCGAGCGCGGCGTCGTCGAGTGCGATCTTGCGCGCGGCGAGGGCCTCGCCGATGGCGTCGCGGGCGCGGTTGATCGCCTCGCCTGCCGCCTTGCGCTGGTCGCCCGGCAACGTGCCGAGCGCCTTGAGTTGGGTGGTGACGCTGCCGTGCTTGCCGAGCAGGCCCACGCGCAGTTGTTCGAGCGCGTCCGGCGCGTTCGCTTCCGCGATGTCGCGCAATGCCTGTTGGAGCAGCGAGTCGATTCCGTCCATTTGGATCCCTGATAACGAAAAAGGGGGAAGGACTTGCGCCCTTCCCCCTGCGTTGCTTTCCGTCGAAAGCCGCGCAAGGGGCGCGGCTTCCGGGGGTTGGCTTACGCCGCGAGCGCGCTCTTCGCCTTTTCGGCCAGCGCCGCAAAACCCTTCGCGTCGTGCACGGCGATGTCCGCCAGCACCTTACGGTCGAGGGTGATGCCCGCCTTGAGCAGGCCGTTCATGAAACGGCTGTAGCTCATGCCGTTGATGCGGGCCGCCGCGTTGATACGCGTGATCCACAACGAACGGAAATTGCGCTTCTTCTGCTTGCGGCCGATGTAGGCGTACTGCAACGCCTTGGTGACCGCCTGCTTGGCGACGCGGAAGACCTTGCGACGGGCGTGGTAGTAGCCCTTCGCCTGCTTCAGGATTTTCTTGTGACGCTTGCGGGCCATTACACCGCGCTTGACTCGTGCCATTGTTCAGCCCTCCTCAGAGATACGGCAGCATGCGGTCCAGACGGCCCGCGTCTTCGGCACGAACGTGGTTCGTCTGACGAAGGTTGCGCTTCCGCTTGGTCGCTTTCTTGGTGAGGATGTGGCTCTTGTTGGCGTGGCCGCACTTGTACTTGCCGGAAGCGGTCTTCCGGAAGCGCTTTGCAGCCGCCCGATTGGTCTTGATCTTGGGCATTTCGGTGTCCGTATCAGATCTTATGACTGGCGTGGGCGGTGGCATTTGCCACGCTTTCCGTCCGTGCCCGCGCCGGCGAGTGCCGCGTGCTTGCGCCGCGGCGTGGTCCTTGAAAACAAACCCCCGGCGAACCGGGGCCCGGCATTATGCAGGGCCCGGCTTTGCGTTGCAATTCAGGGTGTTAGTGGGTCGCGCCAGCGGCCGGGGCGGGTTGAGTCTCGGCAGGCTGTGCGACGACCGGTTGTGGGACGACCGGGGCGGCCGTGGGCGCCGGGGCGAACAGGCCCTTCTCGATCTGGTCCCCGAGGTCCTTCATGGCCAGGGGCATGAGCTGGTCGACGACCGTGGCCGACGGGACGTCGCCGCCCGGGGCGATGGCCCGGCCGCGGAAGCGCTGGCCGTCGATGTTCAGGTCGATGGCCACGATCATCGGAGAATCGCCCTCCACTTCCCCGACGACGTAGCCCCCGAAGGTATCGGCCGGGTTGCAGCCGACTTCCTTCGCGTGAATGTTGTTGATGGCGTTGGCGACGACGTTCGGGAAGATGGGGAAGACCGGCATGTTCGCGTTGCGACGCATCTCGACGGCCTTGTTGAGATGGACAGAGAACCAGCGCAGTTGCACCGTCTTCCCCGCCAGCCGGTCGCCGAAGCGCTCGGCCAGCATGGCGTGCAGGTACACCGGCAGGTGCGGAGTGATGTCGTTGTCGCCGAAGCGCATGGCGCCAAAGGCGCAGTTCGTGGGTTGCGAGGACTCGAAGCCGCCTTTGAGCCAGGGCTTCGCGCGCCTGTCTTCGAACTTGTAGGTGAATGTCTCCGGCGCCGAGGCCGGCGGCGTGAGCGTCAACGGAAAATGCCATGCGGACAGCAGCAGCACGCTGGCCCCCGCCAGCGCCAATCGATTCCACAACGTCATGTTGTCCCCTGTTTCCCCGGTACAAAAAAAACGGGCCGCATTGCGCGGCCCGTCGTGTCTTGCGAATTACGTCTTCTTCTTCGGCGCGATCATCATCACCATCTGCCGGCCTTCCAGGCGCGGCCGCGACTCGATCACGATGTCCTCGCCCAGGTCCAGCTCGATGCGCTTGGCCATCTGCTGGCCCAGC comes from Lysobacter sp. KIS68-7 and encodes:
- the rpmI gene encoding 50S ribosomal protein L35 produces the protein MPKIKTNRAAAKRFRKTASGKYKCGHANKSHILTKKATKRKRNLRQTNHVRAEDAGRLDRMLPYL
- the pheS gene encoding phenylalanine--tRNA ligase subunit alpha codes for the protein MDGIDSLLQQALRDIAEANAPDALEQLRVGLLGKHGSVTTQLKALGTLPGDQRKAAGEAINRARDAIGEALAARKIALDDAALDARLAHETLDVTLPGRDASRGGLHPVSRTLERIADIFGRLGYELSHGPEIEDDWHNFEALNFPEHHPARAMHDTFYFDDGRLLRTHTSGVQIRYMKDLVARGGTPPLRMIAAGKVYRSDSDQTHTPMFHQVEGLLVDEKASFADLKGTLAEFVRAFFERDFEMRFRPSYFPFTEPSAEVDIAWHQADGTTKWLEVLGCGMVHPTVLRNVGIDPERYTGFAFGLGVERFAMLRYGVDDLRSFFDNDVRFLRQFA
- the pheT gene encoding phenylalanine--tRNA ligase subunit beta: MKFPENWLRQHVRTDATRDELAATLTAIGLEVEEMEVLGDKLDGVIVARIVECAKHPEADKLQVCQVDTGKEKLQIVCGAPNARPGLVAPLATIGTVVGALTIKAAKLRGVDSNGMLCSAKELGLDADASGLLELPDDAPVGTPLADYLGLPDARFELKLTPNRADCFSVRGIAFDVAAACGAEVVPFDATPMPALNDAALQVTLDAGADAPRYVGRVIEGVDATKQTPVWMAERLRRSGIRPISLLVDVTQYVMLEVGQPMHAFDRDLLKGPIGVRRARANEGVKLLDGRDVALDDHFLVITDADRAVALAGIMGGFDTRVTDTTKNVFLEAAHFAPSAVIGRGRRLGLHTDAAHRFERGVDPELPRQAIEIATRLIVEIAGGAPGPITEAVLAQHLPKAQPVRLRRERLARVLGERVPDAEVERILRALGLQVTAADDGWQIVPPTRRFDIAIEEDLVEEIARIHGYDKVPATLPGGGTRLVSPTETRVEDTTVRRHLASRDLLEAVNYAFVDATLLTKWHAMDGAVPLANPLSAELGVMRTQLLPGLTDALARNTARQQPRVRLFELGKVFKASPGNAPIETQRIAAVACGPVAGEQWDAKARTVDFHDLKGDLESLAAMCGARLAFRPTQAPDGHPGRSADVFRLAADGTETRIGWIGQLHPRLQRALDLDQDVVAFELDLAPLLARQIPHAHALSKYPSVRRDLAFVVAESVAWGAVKATVEAAAGAILRDVLLFDRYAGAGVESGFKSLAMGLILQDESRTLTDRDVEQVVSEVVSALQQKHGAVMRA
- the rplT gene encoding 50S ribosomal protein L20; its protein translation is MARVKRGVMARKRHKKILKQAKGYYHARRKVFRVAKQAVTKALQYAYIGRKQKKRNFRSLWITRINAAARINGMSYSRFMNGLLKAGITLDRKVLADIAVHDAKGFAALAEKAKSALAA